A region of the Kribbella sp. NBC_01245 genome:
TCCAGCGCGCGTTTCCGACGTACGGGCCGCCGACCTCGTTCGAAACGCACGTCAGGGTGATGTCGCGTTCGACCAGCGGGCGGCCGAGCAGGTCGGCGAACGACAGCCGCAGTTCGCGATCGACCATGCCGTGAACGCGGAGTTCCCAGTCGCGCGGGTCGACCTTCGGCACGGTCAGCAAGGTGTCGACGCGATAGAAGGCCTTGTTCGGCGTGACGAAGCGGCTCACCCCGTCGACGTCGACCGAAACCCCTGCTGGCAAAGGCGGTGCGGCACTGGCTGGCCGGGGAATCCGGATGCCGGCTCGTACCGACTCGTCCGTACCACCCGGCACCAACCGAGAGACCCCGAATCCACCAACACCGGCCACACCAAGCGCCATCGCCGTCGCGAGAAACCCACGTCGATCGAAACCTTCCGGAGCAGCCGCATCAGCGACGACCGGCGCGGATTGCTTGCCTCGAGCAAAGAGTTGCCGATGGCCGAGCGCTCGCAGCACGAGGAGGATGCCGATCGACGCGACCACCAGGGTGACGAAACCCGGCAGCAGGCGAGTGACGAGATTGCCCGCGAGGCTTCGCCCGGTTGCCGCCGCGAGGATCGCCGCGAGGCCCAGGGCAACGGTCATAGTGAAGGCCAATCGGGGGCGTCGTACGCCGAGATAGCCTGCCAGTAAGGCGAAACCCGCGACGGCGAGGAGCACCCCGCCGATCAGGATGGGCTTGTCCGCTGTACCGAGGTTCTTGACCGCCCAGTCCTTCGCAGGGCCGGGCGCCCGGTCGATCAACTGCGTGCCGACGCCGACGACGGGTGAGGTGCCACCCGCCAGCGCAGCGCTCAGTTCACCGAGGCCAAGACCAGCTCCGGCGGCGAGCAGACCACCCAGACCACCCAGAGCACCCAGCCGACGGGAGCGGTCTGGCGTGGTCGTGTGGTGTGCTTTCGCCCTGGTCATGCGGGTGCTTCGGAGCACCTCCACGACCGGATGGGCCGGATCGCGAGAAAAGAATTTCCTTAGCTGTCAGGCGAAAAGTGCCCGGGCCAGTCGGCGTACCGAATGCGGGCGATCGTCTTGACCTCGCCGATCGTGCTCCACTCGTCCTTGCCGAGGCGGGCGAGAGGACGCAACAGACCGATGGACGGGTGGTCGCCGTCCAGGACGGCCGGGTCGATCGCGAGGTGGCGTACCCGGCCGATCACCACGGTCGAGTCGCCCAGTTCCAAAGTGGTGTGCAAGCCGCATTCGATCGCGACCGGCGACT
Encoded here:
- a CDS encoding molybdopterin-dependent oxidoreductase, coding for MTRAKAHHTTTPDRSRRLGALGGLGGLLAAGAGLGLGELSAALAGGTSPVVGVGTQLIDRAPGPAKDWAVKNLGTADKPILIGGVLLAVAGFALLAGYLGVRRPRLAFTMTVALGLAAILAAATGRSLAGNLVTRLLPGFVTLVVASIGILLVLRALGHRQLFARGKQSAPVVADAAAPEGFDRRGFLATAMALGVAGVGGFGVSRLVPGGTDESVRAGIRIPRPASAAPPLPAGVSVDVDGVSRFVTPNKAFYRVDTLLTVPKVDPRDWELRVHGMVDRELRLSFADLLGRPLVERDITLTCVSNEVGGPYVGNARWIGVPIEEILKEAGVRPGADAVKSTSVDGLTIGTPLAALRDGRDALFALAMNGEPLPFDHGFPVRMVVPGLYGYVSATKWIVDFEVTRFADFTAYWTERDWAVEAPIKTSSRIDVPKAFATIKAGAAVAAGVAWSQRRGITKVEVQVDDGDWQPANLAAEASIDTWRQWTFQWNATPGNHKLTVRATDGDGQLQTADRARPRPNGSTGQHNVVVTAE